A single region of the Streptomyces virginiae genome encodes:
- a CDS encoding conjugal transfer protein, giving the protein MAPTPPPSGRRSRVADRSLLPSLRKLRPETVPVRTAPRGPRLVRLALWGVLGAGPLALVATLYAPRTAVVQAAPALQPSDARPPADPRGAAELFVDLWLRADGADSRIAAAVRALAPEVDLPKRPRSTDAPITAGGRVVAVRTVVGPGTWTVVVAALRDQAEPAPAGDPNAVAPLVRYYAVSGTGGTEGTPVTIGGAPAEVAAPDAAAVPAAQFTHRVPAGGALEASLGEFVRAYLGGGQSGGLERYLSPGLRVSAPKTAPYVRIEVTDVLADAESATAAAVPADGTKARVRIRVSGEDKQGVRWPLTYRAEVTARAGRWEVSALESGITDLPSGTSSPSPAAVSGGGR; this is encoded by the coding sequence ATGGCTCCCACACCTCCTCCTAGCGGCCGGCGTAGCCGTGTCGCCGATCGATCTCTGCTGCCGTCGCTGCGCAAACTCCGCCCCGAGACCGTTCCGGTCCGCACGGCGCCGCGCGGGCCCCGGCTGGTTCGCCTGGCGCTGTGGGGCGTCCTCGGTGCCGGTCCGCTCGCCCTGGTCGCCACGCTGTACGCGCCGCGGACCGCCGTGGTGCAGGCCGCGCCCGCGCTGCAGCCCTCCGATGCCCGCCCTCCGGCCGATCCCCGGGGTGCGGCGGAGCTGTTCGTGGACCTGTGGCTGCGCGCCGACGGGGCCGACAGCCGCATCGCGGCCGCGGTGCGGGCGCTGGCCCCCGAAGTGGACCTGCCCAAGCGGCCCCGCTCCACCGACGCCCCAATCACCGCCGGGGGGCGGGTGGTCGCCGTCCGTACGGTGGTCGGGCCGGGTACGTGGACAGTGGTGGTCGCTGCCCTGCGGGACCAGGCCGAGCCGGCCCCCGCAGGCGATCCGAACGCGGTGGCGCCGCTCGTGCGGTACTACGCGGTGTCCGGGACCGGCGGCACGGAGGGCACGCCGGTCACGATCGGCGGTGCACCCGCCGAGGTCGCCGCCCCCGACGCGGCCGCGGTTCCTGCCGCGCAGTTCACCCACCGGGTCCCCGCGGGCGGCGCGTTGGAGGCCTCCCTGGGCGAGTTCGTCCGTGCCTACCTCGGCGGCGGACAGAGCGGCGGACTGGAGCGCTACCTGTCGCCGGGGCTGCGGGTGTCCGCGCCGAAGACGGCGCCGTACGTGCGCATCGAAGTCACCGACGTCCTCGCCGACGCCGAATCCGCCACCGCCGCGGCGGTCCCCGCCGACGGGACGAAGGCGCGGGTACGGATCCGGGTGAGCGGCGAGGACAAGCAGGGCGTCCGCTGGCCGCTGACCTACCGGGCGGAGGTGACCGCCCGCGCCGGGCGGTGGGAGGTCAGCGCACTGGAGTCCGGCATCACCGACCTCCCCTCGGGCACGAGCTCCCCCTCCCCCGCCGCCGTCTCGGGTGGTGGGCGATGA
- a CDS encoding ATP-binding protein, producing the protein MRTPFRHIHGHLLWSTTSQVWGVWRVAPLPGGYLPDRVRQELLGRVTSLVRSMPGMEPRLFVLAARTDPGEIAERMVAGVDWHHLPAWAQTCAATVDLLTGQEMHERTLWLAVPLASKKSAAGVSLGALYAELSAALDLPPVPVSEADVRAAVEEAGRVQTSLGGGLDLRPASPAEIVWMLQHAVHRGLAEEPLLGDAEHSPLFGSRVRDGQLSSPSYADLGNIRLAEGGRDHAESAKADRTPWWRSGTSSPLGRKWLQVESDAGIGYQAHLVLAELPPAVAVQSADVLAQLEGLPFPVDVAVDLRVVPAKKAREQVQRKKRELLDQAEQYGAQPTGMPHSLPEAAGDLAEQDARMARTSVEVEVQSVTVLSVWGPDAATCDARARELSAALSGGDYRVERPYGMQEELFALGLPGAVRAPKLGQFTQHQLSEDWAASGALTLSRVGDPAGMLIGHDLDSGTIRPVLLNPADAPQVNASASSAVIGDLGSGKSVLEKLVTSAVVDRGGRAIVIDRTPIREWASFARAAVGERCQIIDAAQARISIDPLRVFGGAIGAHYALSYLTLQLGVGAMTAAGAVLHHAVEEVSGGPEPSMSKILDVLTALAATGSSSRADAAATMADLLRIVAGNPLAAMVFDPGLPAVSLDGDMGADMVVVTTTGLTLPPREAFADVEVLRQQPLEALIGRAVLYLIAAIARQAAFTDPGRFCLVELDECYWLTSSAEGSALVHEILHDGRKHGAGVALGAHDEAELGKDSGLIAYRFLARTTDSARAARGLHFLGLDGEDEDLIRLVTTGLSPVGQAGREGEMLLRDPRMQVGRIKVVVPPVARLRKNIFTTPGRSRTPAEGSTR; encoded by the coding sequence ATGCGCACGCCGTTCCGGCACATCCACGGCCATCTGCTCTGGTCGACCACGTCGCAGGTGTGGGGAGTGTGGCGGGTGGCGCCCCTGCCCGGAGGTTACCTGCCCGACCGGGTCCGCCAGGAGCTCCTCGGCCGGGTCACCTCCCTGGTCCGCTCGATGCCAGGGATGGAGCCGCGTCTGTTCGTCCTGGCTGCCCGTACCGACCCGGGCGAGATCGCCGAACGCATGGTCGCGGGCGTCGACTGGCATCACCTGCCCGCGTGGGCGCAGACCTGCGCGGCCACGGTGGATCTGCTGACCGGCCAGGAGATGCACGAGCGGACCCTGTGGCTCGCCGTCCCTCTCGCGTCGAAGAAGTCCGCCGCGGGTGTTTCGCTCGGTGCCCTGTACGCGGAGCTGTCGGCGGCGCTGGATCTGCCGCCGGTACCGGTGTCGGAGGCCGATGTGCGGGCCGCGGTGGAGGAGGCCGGGCGCGTACAGACCTCGTTGGGGGGCGGGCTCGACCTGCGCCCGGCGTCGCCGGCGGAGATCGTATGGATGCTCCAACATGCCGTCCACCGGGGTCTGGCGGAGGAGCCGCTGCTGGGCGACGCCGAGCACAGCCCCTTGTTCGGCAGCCGTGTCCGCGACGGACAGTTGTCCTCCCCCTCGTACGCGGACCTCGGGAATATCCGTCTGGCCGAGGGCGGCCGCGACCACGCCGAGTCCGCGAAGGCGGACAGGACGCCGTGGTGGCGCTCCGGTACGTCCTCGCCCCTGGGCCGCAAGTGGCTGCAGGTCGAGTCCGACGCCGGCATCGGCTATCAGGCGCACCTGGTGCTCGCCGAGCTTCCTCCGGCGGTGGCGGTGCAGAGCGCGGACGTCCTGGCGCAGTTGGAGGGGCTGCCGTTCCCGGTCGATGTCGCGGTGGACCTGCGTGTGGTCCCGGCGAAGAAGGCGCGGGAGCAGGTGCAGCGCAAGAAGCGTGAACTGCTGGACCAGGCCGAGCAGTACGGGGCGCAGCCCACGGGGATGCCGCATTCGCTGCCGGAGGCGGCCGGGGACCTGGCCGAGCAGGACGCGCGGATGGCGCGGACCTCGGTCGAGGTCGAGGTGCAGTCCGTCACGGTCCTGAGCGTGTGGGGTCCGGACGCGGCGACCTGTGACGCGCGGGCGCGGGAGCTGTCCGCGGCCCTGTCGGGCGGTGACTACCGGGTGGAGCGCCCCTACGGGATGCAGGAGGAACTCTTCGCGCTGGGGCTGCCGGGTGCGGTCCGGGCGCCGAAGCTGGGTCAGTTCACCCAGCACCAGTTGTCGGAGGACTGGGCTGCCAGTGGGGCGCTGACCCTGTCGCGGGTGGGCGATCCGGCCGGGATGCTGATCGGGCACGACCTGGACAGCGGCACCATCCGGCCCGTTCTGCTCAACCCGGCGGACGCCCCGCAGGTCAACGCGTCCGCGTCCAGCGCTGTGATCGGTGACCTGGGCAGTGGCAAGAGCGTGCTGGAGAAGCTGGTCACCTCCGCGGTGGTGGACCGGGGCGGTAGGGCGATCGTGATCGACCGGACCCCGATCCGAGAGTGGGCGAGCTTCGCGCGGGCCGCGGTGGGCGAGCGCTGCCAGATCATCGACGCCGCTCAGGCCCGTATCTCCATCGACCCGCTGCGGGTGTTCGGCGGGGCGATCGGCGCCCACTACGCCCTCTCCTATCTGACCCTCCAGCTGGGGGTCGGGGCGATGACCGCGGCCGGCGCGGTCCTGCACCACGCGGTCGAGGAGGTGTCCGGCGGGCCGGAGCCGTCCATGAGCAAGATCCTGGACGTCCTCACCGCGCTGGCCGCGACCGGCAGCAGCAGCCGTGCGGACGCGGCGGCGACCATGGCCGACCTGCTACGGATCGTCGCAGGCAACCCCCTCGCGGCGATGGTCTTCGATCCCGGCCTGCCTGCGGTCAGCCTGGACGGCGACATGGGCGCCGACATGGTGGTGGTCACCACCACCGGCCTCACCCTCCCCCCGCGCGAGGCGTTCGCCGACGTCGAGGTCCTGCGCCAGCAGCCGCTGGAGGCCCTGATCGGACGCGCCGTGCTGTATCTGATCGCGGCCATCGCCCGGCAGGCCGCTTTCACCGACCCCGGCAGGTTCTGCCTCGTCGAGCTGGACGAGTGCTACTGGCTCACCTCCTCCGCGGAAGGATCGGCCCTGGTCCACGAGATCCTCCACGACGGCCGCAAGCACGGCGCCGGCGTAGCCCTCGGCGCCCACGACGAGGCGGAGCTCGGGAAGGACTCCGGGCTGATCGCCTACCGGTTCCTGGCTCGCACCACCGACAGCGCCCGCGCAGCCAGGGGATTGCACTTCCTCGGCCTGGACGGCGAGGACGAGGATCTGATCCGGCTGGTGACCACCGGGTTGTCCCCTGTCGGGCAGGCCGGCCGGGAGGGCGAGATGCTGCTGCGCGACCCGCGGATGCAGGTCGGCCGGATCAAGGTCGTCGTCCCGCCCGTCGCCCGCCTGAGGAAGAACATCTTCACCACCCCGGGCCGCTCCCGAACACCGGCCGAGGGGAGCACCCGGTGA
- a CDS encoding nucleotide sugar dehydrogenase, whose translation MQIVVAGQGYVGLPLAVRAAEVGHRVVGYDVDRDRIERLTDARSYVEDVASTRLRTVLDTGHYRATADPDTLAGFDIAVITVPTPLRDGVPDLTYIETCGRTLGEHLRPGATVVLESTTYPGTTEELLLPILEKTSGLTAGADFRLGFSPERIAPGNPRWSFEGTPKLVSGIDATSLEVIKEFYDGIFHTTVPVSGPRVAELAKLLENTFRLVNISMINELATLTDRLGVDIWEAIDAAATKPFGFTRFTPGPGVGGHCLPVDPLFLSWKIREDLGVPFRFVELAADVNRHMPHYVVRRLTEALDKRHMPIAGSRILLLGLTYKINATDLRESPSTRVADLLLDLGAEVRGADPNIPERDLTKLNVPLVDASAEEIAAADAVVLLMDHARFDLPSIEANATYVLDCRNRLSGPNVETL comes from the coding sequence ATGCAGATCGTTGTCGCCGGTCAGGGCTACGTGGGGCTTCCTCTGGCCGTACGCGCCGCAGAGGTGGGTCACCGCGTCGTCGGCTACGACGTGGACCGCGACCGCATCGAGCGACTCACCGACGCCCGGTCCTACGTGGAGGACGTGGCCTCCACACGGCTCCGCACCGTGCTGGACACCGGGCACTACCGCGCGACCGCCGACCCCGACACGCTGGCCGGCTTCGACATCGCGGTGATCACCGTGCCGACCCCGCTGCGGGACGGCGTGCCCGACCTGACCTACATCGAGACCTGCGGCCGAACCCTCGGCGAGCACCTGCGCCCCGGCGCGACCGTGGTCCTGGAATCCACGACCTATCCCGGCACCACCGAGGAACTGCTGCTGCCGATCCTGGAGAAGACCTCGGGCCTCACGGCCGGCGCGGACTTCCGCCTCGGATTCAGTCCCGAACGCATCGCGCCGGGGAACCCGCGGTGGTCGTTCGAGGGGACACCGAAGCTGGTGTCCGGAATCGACGCGACCTCACTGGAAGTGATCAAGGAGTTCTACGACGGCATCTTCCACACCACGGTGCCGGTGTCCGGGCCCAGGGTCGCCGAGCTGGCCAAGCTTCTGGAGAACACCTTCCGGCTCGTCAACATCAGCATGATCAACGAGCTGGCAACGCTGACCGACCGTCTCGGCGTGGACATCTGGGAGGCGATCGACGCCGCCGCGACCAAGCCCTTCGGGTTCACGCGGTTCACCCCGGGCCCAGGGGTCGGCGGCCACTGCCTGCCCGTCGACCCCCTGTTCCTCTCATGGAAGATCCGCGAAGACCTCGGCGTCCCCTTCCGATTCGTGGAGCTCGCCGCCGACGTGAACCGCCACATGCCCCACTACGTCGTCCGGCGTCTCACCGAAGCGCTCGACAAGCGCCACATGCCCATCGCCGGATCCCGGATCCTGCTGCTCGGCCTGACCTACAAGATCAACGCCACCGACCTCCGCGAATCGCCCTCCACACGTGTCGCCGACCTCCTGCTCGACCTCGGCGCCGAGGTCCGCGGCGCCGACCCCAACATCCCGGAACGCGACCTCACCAAGCTGAACGTGCCCCTGGTGGACGCCAGCGCGGAGGAGATCGCGGCCGCCGATGCCGTGGTGCTCCTCATGGACCACGCGCGATTCGACCTCCCCTCGATCGAGGCGAACGCGACCTACGTCCTCGACTGCCGAAACCGGCTCTCCGGACCGAACGTCGAGACGCTCTAA
- a CDS encoding C40 family peptidase produces the protein MKRGKKMGCLTLLLLVAAVCCTGPVLLAGAHSQAGPTAGAGVDAAAAGIPARMLAAYLTGASRIGAHVPTCRGMRWQILAGIARVESDHASGHTLSAGGDITPPITGPRLDGSGAGGNTTAIRDTDNGRWDGDSEYERAVGPFQFLPETFRAYGKDGNQDGITDPHNADDAAASAAVYLCGKGRDLTDREELRAAIHTYNRSWAYVDDVLSGIDRYDALGAAPQSPSGTVGAVIQAALAQQGIPYSWGGGNARGRSTGICCSPRGQDGRTVNGFDCSGLTLYAFAQAGIDLPRTAAAQAGVGRRIPASAGVGALLPGDLVFYGYSPTSDSTIHHVGLYLGDGQMINAPKPGTSVRIDPITALPDYAGGARLL, from the coding sequence GTGAAGCGGGGGAAGAAGATGGGCTGCCTCACGCTGCTGCTCCTGGTCGCCGCGGTGTGCTGCACCGGGCCCGTCCTGCTGGCAGGAGCCCACAGCCAGGCCGGCCCGACAGCCGGGGCCGGTGTCGACGCGGCGGCGGCCGGGATCCCGGCGCGCATGCTGGCCGCCTACCTCACCGGCGCCTCCCGGATCGGCGCCCACGTCCCCACCTGCCGGGGAATGCGCTGGCAGATCCTCGCCGGGATCGCCCGGGTGGAGTCCGACCACGCCTCCGGCCACACCCTCAGCGCGGGCGGCGACATCACCCCGCCCATCACGGGCCCCCGCCTGGACGGTTCCGGGGCCGGCGGCAACACCACCGCCATCCGCGACACCGACAACGGCCGGTGGGACGGGGACAGCGAATACGAACGGGCGGTCGGCCCCTTCCAGTTCCTCCCCGAGACGTTCCGCGCCTACGGCAAGGACGGCAACCAGGACGGGATCACCGACCCGCACAACGCCGACGACGCGGCCGCGTCCGCGGCGGTGTACCTGTGCGGGAAGGGCCGCGACCTCACCGACCGCGAGGAACTACGCGCGGCGATCCACACCTACAACCGGTCGTGGGCGTACGTCGACGATGTCCTGTCAGGGATAGACCGGTACGACGCCCTCGGCGCCGCTCCGCAGAGTCCCTCCGGCACCGTCGGGGCCGTCATCCAGGCCGCGCTCGCCCAGCAGGGCATCCCCTACTCCTGGGGCGGTGGGAACGCACGCGGCCGCTCCACCGGGATCTGCTGCTCCCCCCGCGGGCAGGACGGCCGCACCGTGAACGGCTTCGACTGCTCGGGCCTGACCCTCTACGCGTTCGCCCAAGCCGGGATCGACCTGCCGCGCACCGCCGCCGCGCAGGCCGGCGTGGGCCGCCGTATCCCCGCCTCGGCGGGCGTCGGTGCGCTGCTGCCGGGCGATCTCGTCTTCTACGGCTACAGCCCCACCAGCGACTCCACCATCCACCACGTCGGTCTCTACCTCGGAGACGGCCAGATGATCAACGCTCCCAAGCCCGGGACGTCGGTCCGCATCGACCCGATCACGGCCCTGCCCGACTACGCGGGAGGGGCGCGGCTGCTGTGA
- a CDS encoding replication-relaxation family protein, which translates to MTVPAVIQPDTADTYAHQALALIAQHRLLTSTQLHQMLMPHTPPRKVHNVLAPLRAEGLIAHTSLGVRSGLKAHFLTAAGAQAVTDWPELRGRAATVIAGPAAAAMRAAHTLTGVRAHLTFLAEARDRGDEYQALDWVPEVTHRLPDTGGEDRLIADAVLHYTAVEPRRLQYRAFVEIDRTTMSSERLARKLITYARFHDYTPQPAGRRGTVAGQGAALFAWQRFYPRFPRILFVLTGAPRATLTARIADLRRMTADHDLVTRLAAHVPLGAAVLGDLEEAGPSGPVWTPLAGTGERRGWMQL; encoded by the coding sequence GTGACCGTCCCCGCCGTCATCCAGCCCGACACCGCCGACACCTACGCCCACCAGGCGCTCGCCCTGATCGCCCAGCACCGGCTGCTCACCAGCACCCAGCTCCACCAGATGCTCATGCCCCACACCCCGCCCCGGAAGGTCCACAACGTCCTCGCCCCGCTGCGCGCGGAAGGGCTCATCGCGCACACTTCGCTGGGTGTCCGAAGCGGCCTCAAGGCCCACTTCCTGACCGCCGCCGGAGCGCAGGCCGTGACCGACTGGCCCGAACTCCGCGGGCGTGCCGCCACCGTCATCGCCGGTCCCGCCGCCGCGGCCATGCGGGCGGCCCACACGCTCACCGGTGTCCGCGCCCACCTGACGTTCCTCGCCGAGGCCCGCGACCGGGGCGACGAGTACCAGGCGCTGGACTGGGTGCCCGAGGTCACCCACCGGCTGCCCGACACCGGCGGGGAGGACCGGCTCATCGCCGACGCCGTCCTCCACTACACCGCCGTCGAGCCCCGCCGGCTGCAGTACCGGGCGTTCGTGGAGATCGACCGCACGACGATGAGCAGCGAGCGCCTCGCCCGCAAGCTCATCACCTACGCCCGCTTCCATGACTACACCCCTCAGCCCGCCGGGCGCCGCGGGACCGTCGCCGGCCAGGGAGCGGCCCTGTTCGCGTGGCAGCGCTTCTACCCCCGCTTCCCCCGCATCCTGTTCGTCCTCACCGGCGCCCCCCGCGCGACGCTCACGGCCCGTATCGCGGACCTACGGCGGATGACCGCCGACCACGACCTGGTCACCCGCCTCGCCGCCCACGTCCCGCTCGGCGCAGCCGTCCTCGGAGACCTCGAAGAAGCCGGCCCCTCCGGCCCGGTGTGGACGCCCCTGGCCGGTACCGGCGAGCGCCGCGGCTGGATGCAGCTATGA
- a CDS encoding ATP/GTP-binding protein, with the protein MDAYVTTAGALGAAAGIIDTLGALAGWGLANAWWSALVLGAFVIGWESLQRRLATRALAERTHLELVPSATFEPSPEQIWRQGMLLIRAAGSGPWWVPRRARTVRLRLRADGTRPLIYRIEAPAGAHAMLTTTPYGARVQATPVAPIADKHRAHVVRGILTLSGKPGSRLRDVPLEPDPLQPLIDAVAGLRAELGDLAEVCVDLSPASRWHLAVRRAQGMRLAREEARREAQREARWLTQESTDPLPVTVGRLLDPAQWRGAPRGQLVMSPQPRRVDRETVLGKLAEGAGLVRIQILVRCASDEADRAQARLARVNAAMDVYAGASRLASQGWSLGPVRIGPDRWPWRPRFDERWQQALMRPARSGWAHLEEIAGLLKPPTSSADLPLLESEMPTYKVGKDLVPQGWYRGPNGRERLLATHEDDTLFEVQSGKAGWGKTMRAQVQAVAGAHNGRGLAFVDPHGDSLTDVARYLAHDRIMERIAVFDLTVRDDSALLACWNLLDMSGRPRPYEVSAAVVDAIAASLGWDDASAPRALTILTKAVEALVAVNTLAVAADLPGGQATVFQIRPLLTDPTFRYLVVGALDPEARRWWTGTFPDLPKDGLATVLNPLERLGANPVIRAFLGCPVSGYDIRRAMDESQVVWICPPGTGPTDRLLISLLVRDFLRAGLSRRDLPEAKRHPFRFYLDEMISLDGGTVLAEITEQLRKFGGRLHGMTQLLHRLSPTTRAALLQNASCLSTTAGSVEAITPVTTQWASSVTPQDAAGLERWWHYASFTVAGKRLGPLRIRGPELEEVFGRLAKPTRTQALLRAAHTNTGARPLSEQSALAVGQEEQVREFLTGLTPTTDNQNEEHYA; encoded by the coding sequence ATGGACGCGTACGTGACGACGGCCGGAGCGCTCGGCGCTGCCGCAGGCATCATCGACACTCTCGGCGCTCTCGCCGGGTGGGGGCTCGCCAACGCCTGGTGGTCGGCGCTCGTCCTCGGCGCCTTCGTGATCGGGTGGGAGTCGCTGCAACGCCGCCTCGCCACGCGGGCACTGGCCGAGCGGACCCACCTGGAACTGGTGCCCAGTGCCACGTTCGAGCCGAGTCCCGAGCAGATCTGGCGGCAGGGCATGCTCCTGATCCGGGCCGCCGGCTCCGGCCCGTGGTGGGTTCCTCGCCGGGCCCGCACGGTGCGGCTACGACTGCGCGCCGACGGAACCCGGCCCCTGATCTACCGCATCGAGGCGCCCGCCGGCGCGCACGCGATGCTGACCACCACCCCCTACGGCGCCCGAGTCCAGGCCACACCCGTCGCCCCGATCGCCGACAAGCACCGCGCGCACGTCGTACGGGGCATCCTGACCCTGAGCGGCAAGCCCGGTTCCCGGCTGCGGGACGTCCCGCTGGAGCCCGACCCGCTCCAGCCGCTGATCGACGCCGTGGCCGGCCTGCGCGCCGAACTCGGGGACCTGGCCGAGGTATGCGTCGACCTGTCGCCCGCTTCGCGCTGGCACCTCGCCGTCCGGCGCGCGCAGGGGATGCGTCTGGCTCGGGAGGAGGCCCGGCGTGAGGCGCAGCGCGAAGCACGGTGGCTCACCCAGGAATCGACCGACCCTTTGCCCGTGACGGTGGGCAGACTGCTGGACCCGGCGCAGTGGCGGGGTGCACCCCGTGGGCAGCTGGTGATGTCGCCGCAGCCGCGACGGGTCGACCGGGAGACCGTGCTGGGCAAACTCGCCGAAGGGGCCGGGCTGGTCCGGATTCAGATCCTGGTGCGCTGCGCCTCCGACGAGGCCGACCGTGCGCAGGCCAGGCTGGCACGCGTCAACGCGGCCATGGACGTGTACGCGGGAGCGTCGCGTCTTGCCTCGCAGGGCTGGTCGTTGGGGCCGGTACGGATCGGTCCGGACCGGTGGCCGTGGCGGCCGCGGTTCGACGAGCGGTGGCAGCAGGCGCTGATGCGGCCGGCCCGTAGTGGCTGGGCGCATCTGGAGGAGATCGCCGGACTCCTCAAGCCGCCGACCTCGTCGGCGGACCTGCCGCTGCTGGAGAGCGAGATGCCGACCTACAAGGTGGGCAAGGACCTGGTGCCGCAGGGCTGGTACCGGGGGCCGAACGGGCGGGAGCGGCTTCTGGCCACCCACGAGGACGACACTCTCTTCGAGGTCCAGTCCGGCAAGGCCGGGTGGGGCAAGACCATGCGCGCCCAGGTCCAGGCCGTCGCCGGCGCCCACAACGGACGCGGCCTGGCCTTCGTCGACCCGCACGGCGACTCCCTCACCGACGTCGCCCGCTACCTGGCCCACGACCGCATCATGGAACGGATCGCCGTGTTCGACCTCACCGTGCGGGACGACAGCGCTCTGCTGGCCTGCTGGAATCTCCTCGACATGTCCGGCCGGCCCCGCCCCTACGAGGTGTCCGCCGCCGTGGTGGACGCCATCGCCGCGTCCCTGGGGTGGGACGACGCGAGCGCACCGCGGGCCCTGACGATCCTGACCAAGGCCGTGGAGGCCCTGGTCGCCGTCAACACCCTCGCCGTCGCCGCCGACCTACCCGGGGGGCAGGCCACCGTCTTCCAGATCCGGCCGCTGCTGACCGATCCCACCTTCCGGTACCTGGTTGTAGGCGCTCTCGATCCGGAAGCGCGGCGGTGGTGGACGGGCACCTTCCCCGACCTGCCGAAGGACGGTCTTGCCACCGTCCTGAACCCGCTGGAACGGCTAGGGGCCAACCCCGTGATCCGGGCGTTCCTCGGGTGCCCGGTCAGCGGCTACGACATCCGCCGCGCCATGGACGAGAGCCAGGTGGTGTGGATCTGCCCGCCCGGCACCGGCCCGACCGACCGGCTGCTGATCTCCCTGCTCGTCCGCGACTTCCTGCGCGCCGGCCTGTCCCGCCGCGACCTGCCCGAGGCCAAGCGGCACCCGTTCCGCTTCTACCTGGACGAAATGATCTCCCTGGACGGGGGCACCGTCCTGGCCGAGATCACCGAACAGCTCCGCAAATTCGGCGGGCGCCTGCACGGCATGACCCAGCTCCTGCACCGGCTCAGCCCCACCACCCGCGCCGCGCTCCTGCAGAACGCCTCCTGCCTGTCGACCACCGCCGGGTCGGTCGAGGCGATCACACCGGTGACCACCCAGTGGGCGAGCAGCGTCACCCCGCAGGACGCAGCTGGGCTGGAGCGGTGGTGGCACTACGCCTCCTTCACCGTCGCCGGCAAGCGCCTCGGCCCCTTGAGGATCCGCGGACCTGAACTCGAAGAGGTCTTCGGCCGCCTCGCGAAACCGACCCGCACCCAGGCTCTGCTCCGGGCCGCGCACACCAACACCGGGGCCCGTCCTCTGTCCGAGCAGAGCGCTCTCGCCGTAGGCCAGGAGGAGCAGGTACGCGAGTTCCTCACCGGCCTGACCCCGACCACCGACAACCAGAACGAGGAGCACTACGCGTGA
- a CDS encoding glycosyltransferase family 4 protein, with amino-acid sequence MTAEPLKILTGINRTAAPSSGSMVLVNDLYGAMPEAHTTFLGRAPVDQAWKAAFDQLITLSTTKRPLGPDFDPYVDELTREAGELIDQLQPSVIHAQYLGFALSLAFARTARNIPMVAIAHGPDVMVAERSTSEREVLNEVAAASTAIVVPTSALADRMDRITGRRFTDRVTVIPWGIPLADTWAPDRRPARTGPLSLVHAGRLDDNKSTITAVEALALTDQPHHLTVIGEGVLRKHLEQRSIELGIRERLHFVPFLPRTELWRRLPDFDAFVFTTSGLEAFGLVLVEAQAHGLPVVYSDLPSAREILGSSGVPYTPGDPRSLATALDEMGRDFRRRTALHQSALDNARRYDIATTARRLHELTLRVTA; translated from the coding sequence ATGACCGCCGAGCCCCTGAAGATCCTGACCGGTATCAACCGCACGGCCGCGCCCTCCTCCGGGAGCATGGTCCTGGTCAACGACCTCTATGGCGCGATGCCCGAGGCTCACACGACCTTCCTGGGCAGGGCACCGGTCGATCAGGCGTGGAAGGCTGCGTTCGATCAGCTGATCACCCTCTCCACGACGAAACGCCCCCTCGGCCCGGACTTCGACCCCTACGTCGACGAGTTGACGCGCGAGGCTGGTGAGCTCATCGACCAACTCCAGCCGAGTGTCATCCATGCCCAGTACCTCGGGTTCGCTCTCAGCCTCGCGTTCGCCCGAACCGCCCGCAACATCCCGATGGTCGCCATCGCCCACGGCCCCGACGTGATGGTCGCCGAGCGCAGCACATCGGAACGCGAGGTCCTGAACGAAGTCGCTGCCGCAAGCACCGCGATCGTCGTTCCGACCTCGGCCCTCGCCGACCGCATGGACCGCATCACCGGACGCCGATTCACCGATCGTGTGACCGTCATCCCCTGGGGTATCCCTTTGGCTGATACCTGGGCACCCGATCGACGGCCGGCCCGAACCGGACCGCTCTCGTTGGTGCACGCCGGTCGTCTGGACGACAACAAATCCACGATCACCGCAGTCGAAGCCCTCGCCCTAACCGATCAGCCGCACCACTTGACCGTGATCGGCGAAGGAGTCCTGCGGAAGCATCTGGAACAGCGTTCCATCGAACTAGGGATCCGCGAGCGGCTTCATTTTGTTCCGTTCCTGCCCCGCACAGAGCTGTGGCGCCGTCTGCCAGACTTCGACGCCTTCGTCTTCACGACCAGTGGCCTGGAGGCTTTCGGCCTGGTTCTCGTCGAGGCCCAAGCCCACGGACTTCCCGTCGTCTACTCAGACCTTCCCAGTGCGAGAGAAATCCTGGGGAGCTCCGGCGTTCCCTACACTCCTGGCGACCCGCGCTCGCTGGCAACAGCCCTGGACGAGATGGGCCGGGACTTCCGCCGGCGCACGGCCCTTCACCAGTCGGCTCTCGACAACGCGCGCCGATATGACATCGCTACCACCGCCCGCCGCCTTCACGAACTGACGCTACGCGTTACTGCCTAA